The stretch of DNA AACCAGCTACTGATGATGCGAATCTTTGAAAATGGACTTGATATGCTTGCGATTGTCTGATCTCTGGGGTGTCCGGTTGTTGGCTGCACCTTCGGCGTCGCAAAAGCCGCGGAAAACCAAAGGCAACGATTTCTCCACAGAAATCTCACTCGCTCTCCCCGAGAGGATGAGAAAAATCCAAACAGCAAAGTGGCGGTGCCAAAGATCTTCACAAGTGCTAATAAATCTGGTCACATACTTTAGATTCAGCAGAGGGGTGGACTGCTGAAGAGCCGAGCAGGTCTCTCCTGGTGAGGTACCGTCCTCCTGTGTATTACTGGCATTAACACTCAGGCTGAAGATGGCAGCAGCACTCATATTCCACTCATCTACATTCCAAAAATGATGCTTAATGAGACAATACAATGAGGCCAAACCTTGTACCATAACGTTGCATGTGACATTTTATGAAAGTCAACAAAAAAGAGTTTGTGACACAATATCGAGCGTGCTGTTTATGCGGCTTAGATAAGTGGAACTACACCGTAGAGAACAGTGTCAGCACCGTTCTTCTGAGGCACCTCTCTCATGAGAACTGAGAGCACCTTGTTTTTGGATCCCCTTCTGGGGAAGCCCATCGTGCTCCCCGTTGCTCGGTCCCACTGGAGGAACTACATAGTTTTAGGAATTGAaggtttctttttctccctctcattTGTTCAGAGAAATGGTGACATAAGATGTAGGTATGTAGCCCTCGTCCCCGTTGTTCCTGCGGACACGCGTCCAGCCATCTCCTTTGTCCTCTTCCACTACAGCCAGTACTTCCCCCTCCTGCATAGCGATGGTCCCTTCACTGGCACCTGTatgacagaaacaaacaatATGGAAAACATACATTACGTTATGAATACAAGCATCGGGAGACGTACATTTCCATCCAATGACATACCGGGAAAATTATACATGGCTGTGCATTTTCCAATGGGAGACGCTATTTCCTCGTCCTCAAAGTCATCGTCAAACTCTGCGTAGATGGCCTGGGAGGGATCGGGAGTGCTTTCATCCGAGTGCGCTCCATCggggctgcagacacaaacagaaactGTGTTTCCTGCGCAGAGCAGACATAAACAGGCTTCTCTGGGCAGATCTGAGGGCTACCTGTGAATGTCATGTGCCCCGTTATTATTGAATGTGTGAGTTTTGTAGCGTAGCGTCTCCCCACGTCCGCCTGCCTCAGCCAGCCAGACCTGCAGCCGCAGAAAAATACATCACCATGCACTCAAGGCTCATTTGTCCAATTTATAGATTTACTTTAGAGCAGGTAGCATCAAGAGTGGGAGTGATTATCTTCGAGTATAAATGAAAAGTGAAGTGTAGATTACCTCATACTTGCTGAGCTCTCCTCGAAGCCTTTCTATGTTTTGTGACGTCTGGCTGATTTGCGATGCCAGAGTAGCCGGGTCTCCCATTTGAGGATTTTTCTCATAAACATCTTTCATCTTCCCGAGGGCCTCGCTGAGTGAGAAAGTAACAAGCGAAGAAAGGGAAAGTGACTTTTAGTCGCATTTGCTCCCTGCGGAGTAAACAGTTCAAACAGACGCGTTCGTCTCGGCTGCATGAATATTACCCGACGCTCCCACATGTCAGAGCTGGTTATTAATACGCAGAGCAGACAAACATGCGCATGAAAACAAACCTCTGATCTACTTCCTTTTGCAAttctttgcagatgtcatcCAGTTTCTGTTGTAACCTCTTCCTCCGCTGCTCTGGTGGAAGATGGGAGAAGTCCTCTGTCACAGTAGGCTGCAAGAGTGAACAATAGGTCTGGCTTAGCTTAAAACTGAGCAACAGCAATTTCCGTACGTAAAGAAGGGACAGACACCTGAAAAGAGTCATATTTTCAACAATTAGCCAACCAAAGCCCAGTTCTGAATCTCCCATTTATATATTTGCTTCAAATGAAAGGAGAGCCCATAGAACAAGCAAATCTTAAGAAAACAacacctgtgaaacaaacaTTATCAGTATTAAAGAGGTAATTTGATTATCTAAGAATTGGTGTGGGTGTTTCAAGTTGTCATTTGGTGTGCATGAGAATTTGACCACCAATTCACCACCCAAATTCCCCTTTTAGCTTACAATAACATCAGGGATGGAAAGACTGTGAGAAAAGCActgcagaaatgacagaaatcaTTTTGAAATTCAATTTGGAAAGTGTTGCTACCACAGGTGTCGTCCCTTGCTCCACCACCAGGTGGCCACCTCTTCAATACATACAGTTAAACCTATAGGCTGGTTTTTCCTTTGATGATGAAACTCAAGCAGAGTGGTGTGATTAGGGAATTATAATCAGCATATAAAAAAGTGTAATGGAAAGGTGGCCATTTTTATATATCACCCAGGTGagagccccctcccccacaacaGCTCTGTCTACATTACCAAGTTCCTCTCTGCAGTAAACTTCTGATGGAAGAAGAAATAGCATGTGTGAAAAAGCAGTCTTTTCTATGAAGATGCCACTAACGATTTAAACTATAAATCAGTGCTccctgttcatttaaaaaaaaaaaaaagcaaatattttaagGATTTAGTCTTAGAGAAACTGTAACAGAGTGAGAAGTCTCCTGAAGCCCAAAGGTCCTCTAGTAAACTCACCGATCTCCTGAGTGTCCGGAAGGAAGAGATTCTGGGTTTGACTGTCTTATTGATCTCCTTCAAACAGTACGACAAGGTGTCCCGGCCAAACTTGGGGGAAGGGGGTCCATTAGCGGgcgagggggcggggggtgtgGAAAATGGTGGGAGCGTAGAGGGAGAGAGCTTgggtcacggggggggggaccaAAGTACCAGCACCCGAGCATGAGGTATGCGGGCAGGAGTTGTTGTACGGGATgggacggagagagaggagagggggggaaagaaaaagggggCGACATAACACAAAACAgtgaaaagggaaagaaaaagacagcATCAACACCTTTAAGCACACCAAAAAGCCAGGAAGACAACATCGGAGCACACCAAGCACATAAGCCCACACagcatgaccacacacacacacacacacacacacacacacctggcacATGGCCCTACCTGAAAATAAGGCCCCTATTAAAGAGATAAGTGGGAAAAACCATGTTCACATATAAACTCTAAATTCATACATCGACAAAGTGGTTGTAACCACATCACTGCATGTGCACGTTTAGGGATTTTCACATGCACACCTCTGGTGTGGTCTGGAAAAGGGTGATGACCTCTGCTACTAACAGTGACCGCCCAAAATACCCAGAGCTGGACGTACAGCTCAGTTTTTATGCGGACATCTATTAGGTAAGCACTACTTTTCATGAGCGTTATGGGATTCTAAGTACAGGCAAGCAGCGAAGAAAAAGGAGCATTTCAGGAGCCAGGCGCAGACCAAAAGCCCAGTCATGCCAGTAGCTTCAGCCTCCTATTCATACGGCTCCGGTCCTAATTGGGCGAGCATGACTGATGACACAGAGCTGTGTgccacacacataaacagagCTGAGGCAGTAAGACatgcagacagaggagaggtgCTGAACAAGCAAACGCCGCAGGAAAGAGAGAAGGGATCATTTAGAGAAGGGGTAGTAGGAGGGCGGGGCACTGGCTTGTTAGTTGTTAGCTACACATGTCACTAGTTCGATTTTAGACTCAACATCAACAGCGCTCCTTTGAGAACAGGCTGTCAATCTCGAGTTGACACATGTCAGTGTTATCGTCCATTAATGTGAGGCTGGGCGTGATCCAGCTCTTCTGACCTGGCAAACTTGATGGCATCCCTGACTGCTGGCACAAAGATTTTATTGTGATGAGAGATGTGATGTTGGGCTCGGGGCAGTATAATGGaagcagtgtgtttgtggatgCCTGGAGAGGAAAACCCAATGTTGTTTGGGCCCCGTGCTGATGAAAGCACAAGCACAGCAGAATGCTGACGACCGGTTGACCTATTGGAAACCACactgcagagagagggagggagtgtggCCAAGGTTGATTCACACGCAGCCAGGACAGTCATGCAGAGGACCTGTTCTAGAAGTGCCGAGAGGAGGGCCATTTGTGTCTAATACAATAAAAGAGCTACATGCATTATCATGCTGAGCTGTAAAGGAAAGAATGTAGAGTATAAATGTGGAAATACGAGCGCAGCAGTTCCGCTGAGTGCCACGACTTTTAGTTGAAAACTTTAACCTTTCAAACAAGAATTCACCCACCGCCTGCCTGTGGGCGTTTGGTGTCATCAGCCGGTCATTTCAATTGTTTTCTTGTGTATTAacactttcatttcttttcagatTAGGTGTGAGGTTACTTCAATCGACTGAATCAGCACAATGTCTCAACGGTGTCGTTTCCTACCTTACTCCTTTTGCTAAAAAGCCAGAAATTTTTGCTCCTGTTCTTTCCCAGAATGTCCATGGGGCCCTTCGGCGTGCCcaggctgctgtcagaggaGGCTCGATTGATGCCCTGACTGTAGTCCTCAAACTCCAGATCGCCAGGACGGTCAAAGCCAGACTTGTTCTGCTCGATCACAACCATGGAGTCCTGTGGTTAAGGATAAAAGCAATCAGCCAACTTTTCATCCAACAGTTGCACAAAGCATCACGGCACTGCAAAGAGTATTTACAGACCAACTCACATTTCTCCCATTAACATTGGTGCCGGCTTTTGTAATGCCTTCCAGGCACTTGCCAATGATGGGCATCACTTGCTTCTCTGTTTCTGAGAATAGGATGTATCCTTGCGCCAACCTTTGCACTCGGCTCTCATCCAGAATCTGCATTTTCTGGTGAAGACACAAAAAAACTTGACTATTTGAACACCTCAATATGCCGCATGGAGCGTGCACGCGTTTGTCATTTAACAGGTTCAGCAAGCTTTAAAGCACGAATGAAATATCTCAGTTCCACGGCTTGTTTACTTACGTTGAAAATTTGTGGCATATCATCGAAATAGAACTGGTTTTGCTCCTTGTTGAACTTCTGAAGCTGGGCTGCGTAGTCATTCTTACACTCCTCCGCTACGTGCGCCCTCATATGAGCCTGCTGTTTTGCCTGGAACCACACGCACGGCGCACAGTTTGACCCAATGCACCCGATGGCGTTCGATTTTAAGAAATTATTTATCCCTTTCCAACGGTTACTTTTTCAACATCTGCTTTTGTGGCATTGATGTCCTGATCCGTCTTCTCTGCGTACTGTGCCGCGCGCTCCGCTTCTCTCCATTCTCTTTCGAAGCGCTTTTTACTctagagggagggggaaaacgcCATGTTTAGATCTTTCAACTGAATGAGGCCGCTGGGTTAAAGCGGACGTTTAACGTTTGTGAAAACGAACGCGCAGAACCATGTTTGCCGCATGACTTTTCCCCTCATTGAGACCAAATATGAATGGAATACATCAGTttgacctcctcctccaaacTCACGCCGTCGAGTTGCTTGTAGGTGCTCTCCAAACTCTGCTGGGCCTTCTTGGCTTCCAGGAGATACTGCAGACAGTCATAAAAATAGAGCttagtttggggggggggggggggggggggggggctggtgtcaGATGACAGAGAGTGTCAGCCACGTGCAGGGGCAGACGCAGAAGAAACAATAACACGCAAAAGTCACACGGCATCACccgaaaacaaacagcagcgcgTCTGTTGGAGACATCACGTCTGCAGTGGGAATCCGCACTGGGATTCGGGGTTTTGCGAAGTGGCGGGGGCCGCTGCCGCATTCCTTGCAGAGAAATGGAACACCATCGTTCAGACCATAAATCTCTGGAGACACCAAGGCTTCCTTCCTGCCACAACGGTAAGATAtccacctctcccctcctttctcaGTCTCCCGCTACACTAATTCCATCCCCCAGAAGCAGCTCACACAGCATTTGTACAGCTACAGCTGCAGAGTCGACTCATAAAAGTGTGAGAACTTGGAACACGAATCAATTATTTctggtgtaaaaataaaatagctcCCAGAATTTTAATGGCAGGATGTGCTGTCCATTTTGCACAGATATGGATTAAATTTGTTGTGTCACATGGCCCCAGGAGGAATTCTTTCGATTTGATTTGTGAGCTTTTTTTTGCATAATTACTAAAACATATCACGCAGATGCAGCTGAAAGCTGAGGTCTGATTTCAGAAATATTCAGCATAACATCCGAGGCCTAAAAGGATCTTGGAAAATGTGGAGGGTACCAGCACCAATCAGGTACTTTTCTGGTGGGCTCCTGCGGTGGAAAACTGTCCCAGCTTGATCCTGGCTTGGTCATGAGCGCCAATCAAACCTGACAATCTTAATGAATGTGGTGAAGCCACAAAAACATTCCACTGGCCTCAGGTGACCCAACAAGCTCACCGTCTTTCGCTCCTGCTTGAGCTCTTGTAGGTACTTAGTCAGATCGATGCAGATGCTCATCATCATATTCTCGGCAATCAGCTCCCTCTGACCCGCGTAGTCGTTCATTTCATTCAGGACGTCCAGAAAAGCCTGGTAGCTTGACAATCTACCATACAGAAGAGCAaaggaaagggaggagagaagagagcgcAGTGATGGGAGCAGAGATAAGACAGAGCCAGATAAATAAAGGTTCCCAAAGAAGTCAACAGGAGGCCAAGTCCTAATGAGAAGCTCCTGACTTCCTTATTCCTGCTTCCTTCCAGGAGCAATTATCAGCATTCCCATGAAGCAGCAGCGGTAGCACTTGTGATCTATTCGTAGGCTGCAGCGGGATGCATTTGGCTTCTGTTcacattaattacattttacaaaGCAAAATTCTGGAGTTTCAGGCACAAGCGTGCGTATAATGACAAGAAAACAACCTACAAGTCCTCACCTGCACTCTGGCTCATCCTTGCTGCTCCGTTTGGGGTTATACTTCTTAGAAAGGTTCCTGTGAACAATGAACTTGCATTAATAACAACAGTGGACATGGACAGTGGCtgtaataataaatatttacttGAAAATGTAGGAGcttgaaacaaaaagaaactgaacactaaaatgtgcttcctcctTTCACACTCCCTCCAGCCACATCCTATCTGTCATGTGCCAGTCTGCTCctacttcctctcctctccagctaTCTCAGCAACCCACCAGATGTGGGCCTGCAGAGTGGGAGTGGGAGCCATCATGGATGAAGAGGGTGAGCAGGCTGGAGCGAGcacacagcagctgtgtgttCTTCACAGACAAGTTCGATTCTGTCCCAAACTCATCACGAGACCGCACAGACATTTTAGAGAGAGCCACAGGCAGCCGTGCAAAGAGGAGCAGGCAGCCACGGTTGAGGATTTGGGTCAGACATCAGAGGAAAATAAGTAAAATAACAATACTAATAATGGAGGCCTGCCTCAGTTGTTTGGCGTAGTTCTGTTCAATCTCCGTCCTCTCCTTCACAAACTTCACATActtctccaccagctccaggCCGGATTGTGTATGCTTCTCGATGATGTCATACTGGTCCTGGAGAAAGCAGAACCACAgacaaataaggaaaaaaattAAGTAACAGGAAATGGATCGTGCACTCCCCGCTAACGAGTGAAATGTTACTCTAAAGCCATCCAGAACGAAGGAAAATCAACTAAATATACCCATGTTGTTCCCCACGCTGGATTCCACAGATTCTCTCCACATATGCAATTAATCTTGGCAAGGGTCTTGTGAATTTCCAACTGCTTTTAAATTATAAGGCACCCTGTGCTATTCAGATGACACTGGGTGTGACGGAGGTCAGGGGCAGGAAAAGGAGGCGCTCTTCTCATTCACATCCTGCTGTCCTCTGTGCAGTGAAACATATAGAATAGTCTTGTCTTGAGAATAATAATTAAATTTCATTAGCTGTAGGTGTCCAACTCAGAGGCAGTGTGTTGTTTCTAGATACTCTTTTCCCTTATCTTAGAGGTTAATGACACCTTCAAGCTCAGACATGCCTGCAAAGACTGAGCAATGATATCTCAGCCATTCTTCTCCCACTCTACActaaatttctctttttttcttactATGGAAGGGGATTCCTGACAAGTTGGGCCATGTTTGCCTCCACCTTCCCAATAAAACAAGAGGCTACAAACCCAAATGAATGAGACACCGTTTAGTCTAATGACAGAACACAGTTAAAGGCCAAGATGGAggtttgcaatctacgaccacAATAACATGTGACTCTTAGCCATTAAATTAGGTGCCATTAATCACAGAAAAAAGACGGCCAATACAACCATGGTGCACACCTAGAAAGATGTTTGGACTTTTTTAGACTATGTGGAAATCACAGTAGAGTTAAAATAATGCTAAAATAATCCAATGTCAGGACTGCGGGTTGatagtgtttgtttttcaattCTCTTCAACCACATCAACATAAAACAACCCAGAAAAACTGCAATTATACAGGCCACAACTGGGGAGTCAGACCTAGCGTGTCTGACTCCCTCAGCTCCAGCGCCCATTTACTTATCACTTTACATCAGAGCGGCCGGCACCGAAAACATCGGGTCAGGTCTTAATTATAGACCCATCAGGAGTAGCAGCGATGTGCACATCATGTTATTGACTGGCAATGAGGGCAGGAATGGAAGTATAACGGGTAAAGGGTGAAATGAAATCAGAGAGATGGATGGGGAAGATGTCAGACGTCGGCGGGCAGACTATCGTGGGTGCTgtctggacagagaggaggtccGTTCCAGGATTTCCAATTTGATACTAAACGCTGCTTTCTACAAGACTATAATCACGCTGTCTGACGGGCAGAGATCTGAATATCATTGTTCAATATTGAGCCAGGATTAGAAACATttccgcacacacacagactgcaggTAAAGTAAACGTgggtttacttttttttaaaaaaaaagaaaaatatcattgaaaatgcatcaaaacatcttaaaaaaaacatgatcacTATGTTGTCAACAGTGTTTCACAGAGCATAaatcaaaacagcaaaacagcaaatgttctgctattggaggaaaagaaaacttttttttaactgtaagaTGAAGATTCTGCAGTTCTGATTTTGTTTCCCATAAAACAGGAGGCAAAAGATGCTTTTATGACTGATTTAGGACTAAACTATCCCTAAAGCCATTCCAAATCCAAAGGTCTGAATCTGCAGCCACCCAGTGATTCATTTATCATCAGAAAACTTCCAGTAATACCAGAACTGCATGCGGCATCAAGGGAATGCCAAATGTCTTCTAAAAAGGAGTCACCCGGAGAGTCACCGGCCTACGAGCTCGGCTGGATACTTCAACCCTGAGTCAGGCAATCTTTCAGAAAATGAGGGGCCTTGCCCGACCAGACTTGCCACAAAGCGCTTCTGGGAGTCAGTCTTTAGCACTTACTATCAAGGCTAATGCTCAGACACTGTTCTTGCACGGCCTTAAAATAGCCTCTGGATTAACGACAGTCAGGGGACGGATGCCAGAGGACTGACTGGGCCCAAGGGATGGCTCTCTGACCAAACAGTAACAAACCCAATTAGGTGTGAGGGGTTTGTCTGATGAGACaggcagaggcagaaaaatatACCCCAACTAAACTAAATAGATGCAATCATTAGTATTTAAGCTGGCGGCTTCACTGTTGAGCTTCTCTCAAGTCAAACTGCTCCATGAGCTGATCGGGAATGACTCCCATCCggacgtaaaaaaaaaaaatctggttaATTCTGGGATGGATTCTGACTCATTCAAAGTAGGGCAAAACTAATTAGGATGTTGCACCAGCGTAGGATGAAaagggacagaaaaaaagaggcctGGGGGGAGAATGTGTAATGAGGTCACCACCTCGCTGTCCTCAACTTTGCATTACTCCGTTTACATATTCAGGTTCCTCCACAAGAGGCATGTTTGTTTGCAAATGTGCGGCCTGTGTACGGGCAGGGCCGTCGCCTAGGTAACGTATattgtgggatttttttttatgtttgcgTGGAGATGGTGTGTTTAGACTGGATTGTGTCACTTCTGTGGTTTCTATCTTGTTTTGTAAACTAGGGAAATTGAAACAGGCACCATTTTCTAAAAATGACTGCACTAAACACACATGGCCTAAAAGATGGAACTTGTTTACGTCAACAAAAATGCGCGAGGCCTGAAAAAGTGTTAACATGGAGTCGGCGCAAATGGCAGCGTCTAATTTCATCTCTATGGGAGCAAGACTCCCAGATTGTAAACAGCCAAACATCCCAGCGGGTACAGCCCGCCGCAGCGCTTTATTTGCCCCCGTTGACTGCAAAATAAAGAGATTATTTTCAGCATATCGTCGTCTTTGAACTCATGTTTGCAGAAAAGATCAGAAACACCGATTTGCACAGCGGGACCCCTTTGATTTACCTCCTGATGGACAGATTTTCGTGACAGTTTGCGCAAATCCCAAAACATAACTGGATCCAATCAAAAGACAATTACGCAGCTGCCGCGCAAAGCGCGACGCGACATGAGGCGCAACGGTGCGCCAGCTGAGCCGATCTTCGTTAAAAGTACGAGTCTCAAAAACACGCCTCGGTTCGCCAATGCACCGTTTAAGGTAGAAAAgcgtgcagctgtgcagccccTGCTCGCTCCTTCAGACGTGGACTCCTGCCCAGCCTGAGCCACGGGCGCCATCGACAACGATCGTTTTATTTCCAACATCGTCGCCAAAGCCAAACGTGCGGTGGACTCACCCAAAGCTCCGTTCCCCAGTCCATGTTCAGCTTGTCGGCCAAGCTGTGCGACTATGCCGAATACAAAGAACTTCTCCAAAGTTATCCAGCAgctcggaggaggaagagggggaggaggaggaggag from Takifugu flavidus isolate HTHZ2018 chromosome 18, ASM371156v2, whole genome shotgun sequence encodes:
- the trip10a gene encoding cdc42-interacting protein 4 homolog isoform X3, which gives rise to MMAPTPTLQAHIWNLSKKYNPKRSSKDEPECRLSSYQAFLDVLNEMNDYAGQRELIAENMMMSICIDLTKYLQELKQERKTYLLEAKKAQQSLESTYKQLDGSKKRFEREWREAERAAQYAEKTDQDINATKADVEKAKQQAHMRAHVAEECKNDYAAQLQKFNKEQNQFYFDDMPQIFNKMQILDESRVQRLAQGYILFSETEKQVMPIIGKCLEGITKAGTNVNGRNDSMVVIEQNKSGFDRPGDLEFEDYSQGINRASSDSSLGTPKGPMDILGKNRSKNFWLFSKRSKLSPSTLPPFSTPPAPSPANGPPSPKFGRDTLSYCLKEINKTVKPRISSFRTLRRSKFTAERNLPTVTEDFSHLPPEQRRKRLQQKLDDICKELQKEVDQSEALGKMKDVYEKNPQMGDPATLASQISQTSQNIERLRGELSKYEVWLAEAGGRGETLRYKTHTFNNNGAHDIHSPDGAHSDESTPDPSQAIYAEFDDDFEDEEIASPIGKCTAMYNFPGASEGTIAMQEGEVLAVVEEDKGDGWTRVRRNNGDEGYIPTSYVTISLNK
- the trip10a gene encoding cdc42-interacting protein 4 homolog isoform X2, which gives rise to MDWGTELWDQYDIIEKHTQSGLELVEKYVKFVKERTEIEQNYAKQLRNLSKKYNPKRSSKDEPECRLSSYQAFLDVLNEMNDYAGQRELIAENMMMSICIDLTKYLQELKQERKTYLLEAKKAQQSLESTYKQLDGSKKRFEREWREAERAAQYAEKTDQDINATKADVEKAKQQAHMRAHVAEECKNDYAAQLQKFNKEQNQFYFDDMPQIFNKMQILDESRVQRLAQGYILFSETEKQVMPIIGKCLEGITKAGTNVNGRNDSMVVIEQNKSGFDRPGDLEFEDYSQGINRASSDSSLGTPKGPMDILGKNRSKNFWLFSKRSKLSPSTLPPFSTPPAPSPANGPPSPKFGRDTLSYCLKEINKTVKPRISSFRTLRRSPTVTEDFSHLPPEQRRKRLQQKLDDICKELQKEVDQSEALGKMKDVYEKNPQMGDPATLASQISQTSQNIERLRGELSKYEVWLAEAGGRGETLRYKTHTFNNNGAHDIHSPDGAHSDESTPDPSQAIYAEFDDDFEDEEIASPIGKCTAMYNFPGASEGTIAMQEGEVLAVVEEDKGDGWTRVRRNNGDEGYIPTSYVTISLNK
- the trip10a gene encoding cdc42-interacting protein 4 homolog isoform X1, whose product is MDWGTELWDQYDIIEKHTQSGLELVEKYVKFVKERTEIEQNYAKQLRNLSKKYNPKRSSKDEPECRLSSYQAFLDVLNEMNDYAGQRELIAENMMMSICIDLTKYLQELKQERKTYLLEAKKAQQSLESTYKQLDGSKKRFEREWREAERAAQYAEKTDQDINATKADVEKAKQQAHMRAHVAEECKNDYAAQLQKFNKEQNQFYFDDMPQIFNKMQILDESRVQRLAQGYILFSETEKQVMPIIGKCLEGITKAGTNVNGRNDSMVVIEQNKSGFDRPGDLEFEDYSQGINRASSDSSLGTPKGPMDILGKNRSKNFWLFSKRSKLSPSTLPPFSTPPAPSPANGPPSPKFGRDTLSYCLKEINKTVKPRISSFRTLRRSKFTAERNLPTVTEDFSHLPPEQRRKRLQQKLDDICKELQKEVDQSEALGKMKDVYEKNPQMGDPATLASQISQTSQNIERLRGELSKYEVWLAEAGGRGETLRYKTHTFNNNGAHDIHSPDGAHSDESTPDPSQAIYAEFDDDFEDEEIASPIGKCTAMYNFPGASEGTIAMQEGEVLAVVEEDKGDGWTRVRRNNGDEGYIPTSYVTISLNK
- the trip10a gene encoding cdc42-interacting protein 4 homolog isoform X4 yields the protein MDWGTELWDQYDIIEKHTQSGLELVEKYVKFVKERTEIEQNYAKQLRNLSKKYNPKRSSKDEPECRLSSYQAFLDVLNEMNDYAGQRELIAENMMMSICIDLTKYLQELKQERKTYLLEAKKAQQSLESTYKQLDGSKKRFEREWREAERAAQYAEKTDQDINATKADVEKAKQQAHMRAHVAEECKNDYAAQLQKFNKEQNQFYFDDMPQIFNKMQILDESRVQRLAQGYILFSETEKQVMPIIGKCLEGITKAGTNVNGRNDSMVVIEQNKSGFDRPGDLEFEDYSQGINRASSDSSLGTPKGPMDILGKNRSKNFWLFSKRSKKFTAERNLPTVTEDFSHLPPEQRRKRLQQKLDDICKELQKEVDQSEALGKMKDVYEKNPQMGDPATLASQISQTSQNIERLRGELSKYEVWLAEAGGRGETLRYKTHTFNNNGAHDIHSPDGAHSDESTPDPSQAIYAEFDDDFEDEEIASPIGKCTAMYNFPGASEGTIAMQEGEVLAVVEEDKGDGWTRVRRNNGDEGYIPTSYVTISLNK
- the trip10a gene encoding cdc42-interacting protein 4 homolog isoform X5, which gives rise to MDWGTELWDQYDIIEKHTQSGLELVEKYVKFVKERTEIEQNYAKQLRNLSKKYNPKRSSKDEPECRLSSYQAFLDVLNEMNDYAGQRELIAENMMMSICIDLTKYLQELKQERKTYLLEAKKAQQSLESTYKQLDGSKKRFEREWREAERAAQYAEKTDQDINATKADVEKAKQQAHMRAHVAEECKNDYAAQLQKFNKEQNQFYFDDMPQIFNKMQILDESRVQRLAQGYILFSETEKQVMPIIGKCLEGITKAGTNVNGRNDSMVVIEQNKSGFDRPGDLEFEDYSQGINRASSDSSLGTPKGPMDILGKNRSKNFWLFSKRSKPTVTEDFSHLPPEQRRKRLQQKLDDICKELQKEVDQSEALGKMKDVYEKNPQMGDPATLASQISQTSQNIERLRGELSKYEVWLAEAGGRGETLRYKTHTFNNNGAHDIHSPDGAHSDESTPDPSQAIYAEFDDDFEDEEIASPIGKCTAMYNFPGASEGTIAMQEGEVLAVVEEDKGDGWTRVRRNNGDEGYIPTSYVTISLNK